The Coffea arabica cultivar ET-39 chromosome 2c, Coffea Arabica ET-39 HiFi, whole genome shotgun sequence genome includes the window AGTATTGGAACTATGgatatttatttatattgtgAACTATTTATGTGACACGTGATGTTGTTCTTGAGCTTTCAATCACCTATTTCTTGTCATTTTGTGTAGTGCTTGATGATTTTGTTGTTTCTCATTGCGTTGCAATAGTTAATCTGGAACTTTCTTGAACCCCTCCCCAGACTTCTCCTAAAAATTTTGATTGTGTTGGGACTAGTGAACAAATCCCTTATGATGCTGCCTAATGTTGCTCAGTTTTTGTGTCATAAGATCGTTAGTCACTGTTGGCCACTTTGAAGGATACACAATTGACAATTTTTGGGTCTCCTGCATCATCTATCCTTTGTCTAACTTTATCATCTATGACATCAGGGACTTGTTACACACTCAAGAAAGACGGAACAAAACTTGCAAACATCTTGGCCTTGTTTTAGGCGACTATTGTATCAGCTGTGAACTTGAGCTAGCTGGGCCTGAATATGTTGGTCAGCAGGACTTCTCCTCTTTGTCACCGGAAGTTGCTGAAGACTTATTCAGTTGCAAGTTGTCCCACAAAGATGCTTGTTCACAGGTTGTCACTTCTAAAGTGGCAAGGGTTAACAAAGCTACGATCACCGTGGATAATGTGTTGAGCCCAGCCCATACATTGCTCCAAATACAATGCACTGATCAAAAGGGCCTCATCTATGACATTTTGAGGACGTTCAAGGATCTAGATATTCAGGTATGCCATTGCAAAACTTCTTTGGGTGTATTGCTTATAACTAACTGGAACTGTTATcttgtactaaatttggtaaaACAGCACCCTTTTTTTCCCTCTGGAAGTGCTTGTACTTTAAGGACCTTGAGTCGTAAATTTATTGACTGGATTATCAAGAATTTAATGGTAGTTGCTTCTGCGCTGTATTGAGTTTTCTGTGCATTATCCAGGATAGGCCAGTTTATATAGTTTAGTATTGGACAATTGTTTAAAGGATCTTTCTTGGATAAGGGGGTCAGGCTTGATGTTAGGTCCTCCATATTTACAAGCAATCATTTGAATCTAGAGCTTCTCACTTGAGTTGACATGGACTGAAATACTGTGTGGGAAATGTTGCAATGCCaatttttgctgttttcttctAGATTGCTTATGGAAGAATTCCTCCATATTTCTTCTAGATTTCTTCTAAATTGGCATTCCTTGATTTTCTTTGTAACTTTGTGGGAAATGTTGCAATGccaattttttctgttttcttctaGATTGCTTATGGAAGAATTTCTCCTACTGCTAAAGGATATCGGAACATGGACCTGTTTATCCAGAAAAGAGATGGGAAAAAGATTGTAGGTCATGAAAGTCAAGTTGCTTTATGTTCTCACCTAAAGGAAGAGATGCTTCATCCGCTGAGAGTCACCATTACTAGCCGTGGCCCTGATACAGAACTCTTGGTTGCTAATCCTGTTGAGTTATCTGGAAAGGGAAGGCCACGAGTTTTTTATGATGTTACATTTGCCCTAAAAACACTTGGGATCTGTATATTTTCGGTATGCAAACACATACTTTAAACAATTACACGATCTTGGTTTCTTTTGCTCTTCCAGCTCACTGGCCTTCCCCCAGCCCCTCTCTCTCTATGTGAACGAACTTACTTTTGTGCATTTAGAGAAGAGCGAGAAGTCCTTAAATTATACCTATTCAAATTACTTATCCTTTTGATTCATTTGCAGGCTGAGATTGATAGGCATTCAACATCAGATCGCCAGTGGGAAGTGTATAGATTTCTCTTGGAAGAAAGCCGAGGATTCCCATTAGCTAGCCAGCGAGCTCGAAGTGAAATTGTTGAGAGGGTTAAAGGAACTCTGATGGGTTGGTGAATTTTCAATTAATACCTCACTCATTGAGAACTAGCACTTTGTCTCAGGGTGATGTGTTCATAAGGCATCAGGTTTCTGAAGATATAAGAGCATTTCTGCTCCACTTGAGTTGAGAAGGCTTGCTGTTGCAAACTGTATGGCTCGTCAACAAAGGTTTCAACAAATGAAATACATCAAGCTCCTCACCTTCTGCTCATGTTCTTGTTGTAATCCTTCGATCCTTCGTGTAGCTTAGCAAAAAATTTACCGTTGGCTTTATTTGGTTCTTTTTAgtatgctcaattacttgatATAATTTGTGAGCGTTGTAAAATGAAGAGTGGAATTACTTAccaagacccaaaaaaaaaaaaagagtaaagagGAGAATGATAATAAGCTGTCATGGCTTTGAGCCCCCTAGTAGGAAGTAttcaaggagaaaagaaacgATGATGAAAGTGGGCATGTGCTGATGTAGGAGTAAATTCAGTGTGTATCAGCCTGCTATAGGTTGGACATTGTTTTAAATGTTGCttaggaaaaatgaaattagaGGATGAGAGGGCAATCGCCTGGTTGCTTAATCAACACTTGGGGCATCTAATGGTAACCTCAAAACTTGACGTGGCATTCCCATGGACGTATGATGCAAAGAAGTCCCAGCAGAAATGGTGTCCAATTTTGCCTGGATATCTAACTACAGGAGTGTACCTGCAAGATCTTGAAGTCTGGAAGCGCAATTATCAACATGTAAACTCAGAGAGGGGACTAAAGGTGCTGAGAAATTGGCCAAGTTCGGCCTGTCACACAACTGTGAAGACGAATTGGCCCTAAAGTTTGAGCAGGCATAAGTAGTCTCGTATAGTGGCCTCATTTTAGAAATCTATTGTACCCAGAAGAACATATAAAAGCTCCGGCCAGGTCAGCAATGGTTTTACCGAGGCTCAGCCAGCCGGCTGGCACGTCAGAAAACAACTTTCATTTTTACTCGTGGAGATAGGCAGtcctattttctttctttctttttttgttttaagcCTCTTTTTCTTGGGATGAATCCAGGTAAGTGCTTCTCGTGAGCCATGAGGGAGAAAGACTAGAGTGTGACCAAACTAATAAGAGTGGACGAGTTTTTTTAAGCAGTTTTAAGTAAGCAATTGATTGGATCTTAAACAAGGGAGATTCTCTCACACGGAAAAGAGCTAAGAGGGAAATAGGAGGATTTCACAGTCGGGAATATGGAGTAACGACTTGATCGAGTCTTAATTAGTTTAATTGGCCCAAGGAAGTTTTTTTCTTTGAAGGACAAGGAAGTTTTTGAAAAGCGAGTAACATCTCGACCTACGCTACAAGACTGCATATTTTACAGAAGATACTTGTCAAGCCGCCTGTGGGCCAAAAACAAATCAATTTCCTTGTCATTGCCACCAGTGGGGTGGCCGCGTACCAAATCttcattttccagtttccttgtgctctattttatttttggggGGTTTGGGGGGAAAACGTTGAGCCTTTGGATTGAGTGATTGAAGGGAAATGACCTGAGTGGAAAGGAAAGGAGagttaagaagaaaaaaaaaaggcaggttccctttaattttgtttggactagggttccgtttgataaaactgaatttgaattctgaaatctgaatactgaaacaattaatttgctgaattttaagcactgaaaaacaATATataaatgtctgaattttaatgctaaacctatttatactgtttgataaatatttataactgaatgcttaataagttaaatttgacaattttgcttttatatcttttcatccaaaaacgaAATAGAAcatatgatttaattagttaaaaatgttaggtatgaaaatgacaatatttatttttaaatcaaattaatataaaagataaaTTTTATTATATGAGAAGTATGGAGAAGAAGTGAAAGTCATTCAAAAGGGAGgaaaagagaaatagaaaatcattagatagagaatattaggttgtttaattatattAGAATTTTTAACATAATTAATAAACAatggtagatttggtagataagataag containing:
- the LOC113725500 gene encoding ACT domain-containing protein ACR9, whose product is MGIPSWDDIVLIEHGKNSGEPSVVKVNCPDKAGLGCDLTRIILEFGLYVTRGDFSTDGKWCYIVLWVVPRPSSLKIDWESLKSRLLSACPSCLILSYFNQQSSCSPPPQVYLLKVFCLDRKGLLHDVTKLLCELELSIQKVKVMTTPDGKVLDLFFITDGMDLLHTQERRNKTCKHLGLVLGDYCISCELELAGPEYVGQQDFSSLSPEVAEDLFSCKLSHKDACSQVVTSKVARVNKATITVDNVLSPAHTLLQIQCTDQKGLIYDILRTFKDLDIQIAYGRISPTAKGYRNMDLFIQKRDGKKIVGHESQVALCSHLKEEMLHPLRVTITSRGPDTELLVANPVELSGKGRPRVFYDVTFALKTLGICIFSAEIDRHSTSDRQWEVYRFLLEESRGFPLASQRARSEIVERVKGTLMGW